Proteins encoded by one window of Pseudorca crassidens isolate mPseCra1 chromosome 3, mPseCra1.hap1, whole genome shotgun sequence:
- the CSF1R gene encoding macrophage colony-stimulating factor 1 receptor, translating to MGPGTLLILLVATAWHGQGVPVIEPSGPELVVEPGTAVTLRCVSNGSVEWDGPISTYWTLDADAPSSILTTNNATFLNTGTYRCTERGDPLGGSATIHLYVKDPVRPWRVLVEEVTVMEGQDALLPCLLTDPALGAGVSLVRVRGRPVLRQTNYSFLPSHGFIIHKAKFIESQDYECSARVDGRMVKSLSIRLKVQKVIPGPPTLTLKPTELVRIRGEAAQIVCSASDVDVNFDVFLQHGDTKLTISQQSDFHDNRYQKVLTLNLDHVSFQDAGNYTCTATNARGIHSTSMVFWVVDSAYLNLTSEQNLLQEVTVGEKIELKVKVEAYPSLQSFNWTYQGPFLGHQPKLNFVTNKGTYRYTSTLTLLRLKPFEAGHYSFQARNARGEETLTFELTLLYPPEVEVTWTLINGSKTLLCEASGYPQPNVTWVQCRGHTNRCDKTQVLVLDDPNPEVLSQKPFHKVTVQSLLATGTLEHNRTYECRAYNSLGNSSQAFGPVSVGAYTQPLDEPLFTPVLAACMSVMALLLLLLLLLLYKYKQKPKYQVRWKIIESYGGNSYTFIDPTQLPYNEKWEFPRNNLQFGKTLGAGAFGKVVEATAFGLGKEDAVLKVAVKMLKSTAHADEKEALMSELKIMSHLGQHENIVNLLGACTHGGPVLVITEYCCYGDLLNFLRRKAEAMLGPSLNPGQDPKAGTGYKNIHLEKKYIRRDSGFSSQGVDTYVEMRPVSTSSSNDSFSEQDLDKENGRLLELRDLLHFSSQVAQGMAFLASKNCIHRDVAARNVLLTSGHVAKIGDFGLARDIMNDSNYIVKGNARLPVKWMAPESIFDCVYTVQSDVWSYGILLWEIFSLGLNPYPGILVNSKFYKLVKDGYQMAQPAFAPKNIYSIMQACWALEPTRRPTFQQICSLLQEQVLVDRREQDYSNLPSSSSEPEEESSSEHLGCCEQGDVAQPLLQPNNYQFC from the exons ATGGGCCCAGGTACTCTGCTGATCCTGTTGGTGGCCACAGCTTGGCACG GTCAGGGGGTCCCGGTGATAGAGCCCAGTGGTCCTGAGCTGGTCGTGGAGCCAGGCACAGCCGTGACCTTGAGATGTGTGAGCAACGGCAGCGTGGAATGGGACGGCCCCATTTCCACCTACTGGACTCTGGACGCTGACGCCCCCAGCAGCATCCTCACCACGAACAATGCCACCTTCCTAAACACGGGAACCTACCGCTGCACTGAGCGTGGAGACCCCCTGGGGGGCAgcgccaccatccatctctatgTCAAAG ACCCTGTTCGGCCCTGGAGGGTCCTGGTCGAGGAAGTGACGGTGATGGAGGGTCAGGACGCGCTGCTGCCCTGCCTGCTCACGGACCCAGCGCTGGGGGCAGGCGTCTCGCTGGTGCGGGTGCGTGGCCGACCTGTCTTGCGCCAAACCAACTACTCCTTCTTGCCCTCGCACGGCTTCATCATCCACAAGGCCAAGTTCATCGAAAGCCAGGACTATGAGTGCAGTGCTCGGGTGGACGGCAGGATGGTGAAGTCCCTCAGCATCCGGCTTAAAGTTCAGAAAG TCATCCCAGGACCCCCGACCTTGACCCTGAAGCCTACAGAGCTGGTGCGGATTCGAGGAGAGGCTGCCCAGATCGTATGCTCAGCCAGTGACGTTGATGTCAACTTTGATGTCTTCCTCCAACACGGAGACACCAAG CTCACAATCTCTCAACAATCCGACTTCCATGACAACCGTTATCAAAAAGTCCTGACGCTCAACCTCGATCACGTAAGCTTCCAAGATGCTGGCAACTACACCTGCACGGCCACCAATGCCCGGGGCATCCACTCCACCTCCATGGTCTTCTGGGTGGTAG ACAGTGCCTACTTGAACTTGACCTCTGAGCAGAACCTCCTCCAGGAGGTGACCGTGGGTGAGAAGATCGAACTCAAAGTCAAGGTGGAGGCCTACCCAAGCCTGCAAAGTTTTAACTGGACCTATCAGGGACCCTTCCTTGGCCACCAGCCCAAGCTCAATTTTGTAACCAACAAGGGCACATACAG GTacacctccaccctcaccctgcTTCGCCTGAAGCCCTTCGAGGCCGGCCACTACTCCTTCCAGGCCAGAAATGCCAGAGGCGAGGAGACCCTGACCTTTGAACTCACCCTTCTAT ACCCCCCAGAGGTAGAGGTCACGTGGACCCTCATCAACGGCTCTAAAACCCTGCTCTGTGAAGCCTCAGGGTACCCCCAGCCCAATGTGACGTGGGTGCAGTGCAGGGGCCACACGAACAG ATGTGATAAGACCCAAGTGCTGGTCCTGGACGACCCGAACCCTGAGGTCCTGAGCCAAAAGCCCTTCCACAAGGTGACCGTCCAGAGCCTGCTGGCCACTGGGACCTTGGAACACAACAGGACGTACGAGTGCAGGGCCTACAACAGCCTGGGGAACAGCTCCCAGGCCTTCGGGCCTGTCTCTGTAG GAGCCTACACGCAGCCCCTTGACGAGCCCCTCTTCACGCCGGTGCTGGCGGCCTGCATGTCCGTCATGgccttgctgctgctgctactccTGTTGCTTTTGTACAAGTACAAGCAG aAGCCCAAGTACCAGGTGCGCTGGAAGATCATTGAGAGCTACGGGGGCAACAGCTACACCTTCATCGATCCAACCCAGCTGCCCTACAACGAGAAGTGGGAGTTCCCCCGGAACAACCTGCAGTTTG GTAAAACCCTTGGAGCAGGTGCCTTTGGGAAGGTGGTAGAGGCCACGGCCTTTGGTCTGGGCAAGGAAGATGCTGTTCTGAAGGTGGCTGTGAAGATGCTGAAGT CCACGGCTCACGCTGACGAGAAGGAGGCCCTCATGTCGGAACTGAAGATCATGAGCCACCTGGGCCAGCACGAGAACATAGTCAACCTTCTGGGAGCCTGTACCCACGGAG GCCCTGTCCTGGTCATCACCGAGTACTGCTGCTATGGCGACCTGCTCAACTTTCTGCGAAGGAAGGCTGAGGCCATGCTGGGACCCAGCCTGAATCCAGGCCAGGACCCCAAGGCAGGCACCGGCTACAAGAACATCCACTTGGAAAAGAAATACATCCGCAG GGACAGCGGCTTCTCCAGCCAGGGTGTGGACACCTATGTGGAGATGAGGCCTGTCTCCACTTCTTCATCAAATGATTCATTCTCTGAGCAAG ACCTGGACAAGGAGAACGGGCGGCTGCTGGAGCTGCGTGACCTGCTCCACTTTTCCAGCCAGGTGGCCCAGGGCATGGCATTCCTCGCTTCCAAGAAC TGCATCCACCGGGACGTGGCAGCCAGAAACGTGCTGCTGACCAGTGGCCATGTGGCCAAGATTGGGGACTTTGGTCTGGCTAGGGACATCATGAATGACTCCAACTACATCGTCAAGGGCAAC GCCCGCCTGCCCGTGAAGTGGATGGCCCCAGAGAGCATCTTCGACTGCGTCTACACAGTTCAGAGCGACGTCTGGTCCTACGGCATCCTCCTCTGGGAGATCTTCTCACTTG GCCTGAACCCCTACCCTGGCATCCTGGTGAACAGCAAGTTCTATAAACTGGTGAAGGACGGATACCAAATGGCCCAGCCTGCGTTTGCCCCAAAGAACAT ATACAGCATCATGCAGGCCTGCTGGGCCCTGGAGCCGACCCGCAGACCCACCTTCCAGCAAATCTGCTCCCTCCTTCAGGAGCAGGTTCTAGTGGATAGAAGAGAGCAG GACTACAGCAACCTACCAAGCAGCAGCAGTGAGCCGGAGGAGGAGAGCTCCAGCGAGCACCTGGGCTGCTGTGAGCAGGGGGACGTTGCCCAGCCCCTGCTGCAACCCAACAACTACCAGTTCTGCTGA